The genomic interval TTTTGAACGAGGAAACTTCAAGGGTTTGGAAATGTGACCAGACTCACTTCCATCCTTCGTCTTATGTCCACTGCATGTCAATTCCAAACCTTGACTATCAGCAACTTGAACTACAGTTGTCTTCAGTTCCAAGTTCCTTGTTTTCTCTGGTTCCTCGTTCCTTGTTTTCTCTGGTTCCTCATTCCTCGTCTCATTGCTTGAATCATCGTTGCTGTCTACATTCTCGTCTAATGGGTCAACCACTCGTTCCTGAAGTCTCTCTGCCATCTCAACTAACTCTCTCATGCGCTTGTGCTCATCTGTTCTGCCAGGAATACGAGATTCTCTCTCGTTGATGCCATTATGAAATCGAGACTTGTTTTCTCTTGATTTCTTTCTCTGTTTTGGAGAGTTCGAAGCAAGCATTGACACGCCGGCAGTGCCTACATCCTCACCACTGTCACAAATGTCAGTATTGGTTTCTCTGTCATGTTTccttttctttcttgtcaaaCGCTTTTCCTTGACCACTTCTTCATCGACAAGCCGCTTCTTACATGGCAGAATTAACACATCCCTATCCCATTGATCACGTGCAGATACATCCCAATTTCTGTGCTTATCCTGCGAAGCAGTAAAGACAGTAAAAAGACGTGACAGTGGCACAAAGTCGACGTCAGGTTCCTCATGAGCAATGGCAACATAGCTGTCAACCCAACGAGAGAGTACTGGCTGAGGAAAACAATCAACAATTGGTGTCATGATTTCAACAAACTCTGACAAAACGCGTTTGTAGTTATAATCTTCCATTAGCTTGCTGATGTCAGATGCAGAAATAGCATGACCTTCACAAATCTCTTGATGTACAGTAGACAACATGCCTTCTCCTTGACCATTTCTAAGCAACTGACTAATGTGGTCTCGTGCCTTGCTTGTTTCTCCACTTCTGATTTCTCCAAGAACAATCTATAAAATAAACATCACTAATCAATCAGCAGGCATGTTAATACATGACAGTCAATCTTAAACTAGTTACAAATAAATCACACCCGTCCCCAATTCTGTCTACACAATGTCAATGAAGTATCATGAAAGAAACGTATCATTGTCATGTCTGGTTGTATTGAGttgcatttgcatttgcaaCACTCAACTAATATAAACACTAAAAAGTTCATTTCATATTTCTCTTTAGTACTCTCTGGCTATCCAACTTAGTCAATTATGAACACCCTAGTCACTGTGTAGTCCTGCTACACAAAGGCATACTTATCCTTGCCCTTACTAATACTATACTAATAAGCTTGGTTGACAACTATAGCATTGAGCAAAGCAGAAATTGGTGAAGAAGGCCACTTGGCACTTCCAACCACAGGAGTATATCGTAGATTGTCATCTACATATTCAAATGTTACTACAGTCAAACCTCGTTATTCCCCACCTGATAATCCAACACCATCACTTTCTGAGGAAGTTAGACCTTGTTATTCTGACCATGTTTATCCCACATTACATGTGAAACAAATTTACATGGTCAATGTGTATTTGTTACTGATGATCCGACAGTCACATTAGTCCAACAGAAACCCACGAGATAAATGTGGTTGGAATTACAAGATGTGACTGTACTCACTTCCAAAGCCTTGTATTGCTGTCAAGTTTAACTGACATTCTTCCAGCTGTAAAGTCGCAACTGGCACTTAGCCATATTTCACAATATAATGCAACACTGTTGGTGGTCTGACTAAAGCCTTTAAGGcgtgtccacactggcaactggatcgcgcaATCTCAttgcgataaatccaatccacattgcaaggtggtttcgatcgcaTCGGTtaaatccaattagaaatagtgggcgttaccttcacgtatgctacgcgtgtagtcggaacatctagcactcctcactcgtctttgttctcgctcaccttacgtcgctgtatcaacgctttccacaagcaaagaaaccacacgtacacatcagtcatcagtcacgtgatatcgaaatgaggcggaggtatcgttttcaaagtgcagtgtggacgctcgctatcccgatcggatcgtgatccattctggtctagtgtggacagggcttaaaAAAAGATGTAGAGTCTGTACACGTCCAATATGTACCATCCTCTCTGAATTATAACCAAGAAATCTGGGAGCACAACTAAAACACCATCTACTATACTCTCTACTGCTACAAGGAAAGCCATCAGGCATTCAGTATGACCCTTTCGTGACAGTAGCTGAGTAAAATGTATCAAATTCAATCCAACCTCTTGAAAAAATCGTACATAGAAAATCGATTCCCAAGCCACATTATTGCAATAATGATAAAAATGATGCTCTTTGATCCACTCAAACAGGGTTGCAGGTGGTCGTCAattttgaagccaaattctTAGGTGTTGCTGCCCTGTATCTGGAAACAAAACCCTTGGACACCCAGAGGCTTGCTGTGCACTACAGTCAGCTCTGCCCGCAACTGGCATACTGTGCACGCACCCAGCAAGGTGGCACAACTCAAGACCCAGAGACTGAGTACAGTACGGTtccaaaaatttattaaaacaaTTTGACAAATGCATAATACAGTATGCACCTGCCTCTAGACACTTACCACCACTACAGTCAAAACATCCGTGAAGCTTCACACGACTCTGTACATCCTACGAGACTAGCCTATCATCGAGGTTGTCTGTTGCTGCACTGCTACTCCAGAAAGATGCTATTGTGTGGTTAGACAGCTCTTTGACTTGAGGAAGACCGGATTACTATAGGTTACTGTATTGTGTTGGCCACCCCTATGGAGAGGACACATATACAAATACTGTATATAGATTTGTAGCCTCATATAGACAGACTATTAATAGCATAATTCCCGTACTGGTGGACCCAAAGTCCAGTCTCTGACAATGGCATTGACAAAGACTGGACACCAGAAAGAAAcatataaaatatttagtttTACTGGTAACTTAGAGCCTTCTGGAGCCAAGTTTGGCTCCGTTGCCACACCCTTACTTGGATCTTTTGTAAAGTCATGTTTTCTgttagacagccatgatgatGTAAGCACCTCTGAGACAGAGTTTGCTTCTGGTGCTTACAAAAgaccttacaaaccagactgatatCTGGTTGTCGACACCACAGATGCAGTTCGCCCTGAGAGCATACAGAAATtgtcacaacacaaactcAGGGCTCGAAAAtaagtcgtcatttgacaagCAAAATATTACAACTGACAACTATCAGGCCAAAGCCGGTATTCTACGAAGACTAATTTGTGGCTGTCTTGTTATGCAACCTCATTATAGCTGTAATGTACTGAAAGATGACGCGTAATTTGTATACATCAGCAGCGTAATAAGCTGCTCATACCCCAGATAAAGAAACTGAAAGTGCGCAAGCCAGTGTTCTGTGAGGAAACAATTCTGGATCTCAGGATTCCAAGCAAGTACAGGCATGAAGTTTGTGTGCAGAGAGCATGTGaggaagtggagacaatgCAATATCTACGCTCAGAACCCCTAATGGCAAGACAAAAACTTAAAATTTGGTGGTAGCACTAAACACCacgttgatatcaacatgacacCCTGGACTAAAATTGAGCTCAAATTTTTTGAAACTCATCAAATGATTTGGCCCGATTTCGAGCCCTTCAAACCACATCAATTGaaagaaaagacaacaaaaacaattcTTACTGATGGCCCTAGTTATTTAGATCATCACCTAACTGCAAATAAAGTGCAACGTTACAGTGGCTGCTGATAGAGTAAAATGGCCGATGTTTATACTTACACCAATTTCTACTTGTTCCATTAACGATGTTACTCTTTCCTGTACGTTCTCATAGAAATCTTGACAGAAACTTGTGAAGTGACTCGTCGCTGACGTCAACGCCTCCACAGCTGCATAAACCTCGTCGGGGGTCCCACTTGATTCAAACGCCAGCCTTCCTCGGTTGAGCAAGTCGCAGAGTTTACAGATTATTATAAGCGACTTCCATCTCTCCTTCGCGTTTATGTCAATAAAGTCGACGAAACTCGTTTGGATGACGTAGAGCCAACCCTTTGACGACGATACCGTCAATAAATCTTTCATCTCTTGCCACACTCGATGGCATGCATATTCAAGAATCCAACTGCAGATTGTCGATTTTTTGACATCCGACATAATTTGTACAATTTGAAATTGCGCCAATCAATGCGCATGCTCGTTCTGACTTCGCGATCCAGACTCCGCGCTGCGTTTTCTTTACTGCCTCTAGCACATGTGCACCATCTGACAAATTTTTGCCTATGTGTCTAATGTCTTTTTTGAGCTtgtgtctgcgtgtctttTTTAAAGCATTAGAGTCCACGTCAGAAATAGCATCGAATAATGCGCGCATGGCTAATTACTATGCGACGAGTAGTTTGTTCTGTACCAGCAGCAGAGCACGACGAATACTGTACGACTGTATATcgtgtatttgtatgtcatATATGTGCATGGGGCCAGCTAAAAATATTTCGAATGATTGAGCCACTCGTCTAGAGATGAGTTTGGCAATACTGTCATTATACATTTACGGTTACAGTACGGTACCTTTTCATTGCTTCTTGTGAGAAAATAAAATAAGCAACACAAGTAAACGATCGTGGATATTTGATACCATAAGGGTATAACCGTTTCCCTTGATTATTACGTCATCTGAGCACGTGCCTCCACAGTGGCTTGCCAATAGTCCCCGCCTGCAGTCTTGACGCCTATATGCGGCGAGCGATTTAATTTGTTGTGTGCGTACATGACCAACAGCACTATTATCTACTAGTAGATATTATGTCTAGATAGGAGTCTAGAGACGAGTTTAAACAAAATGATACTTCAACTAAAAGCCGTCTGCCCTATTAGgttggatttacaatatgcaaacgcttgagtgtcgcgtcgcgtcacgtcgcgtagtacaaattcaaattgtaaatggtctacgcgacgcgacgttcgacgaacgcgacgcgtccaaatagaaccaagttctatttgagcgtcgaatcggaagctgtacacgtcgcgtcggaagtagcaccttgatttcgaccaatcacagccaactataaatgcacgtgtggcttccgtgggcaatgattattgatttgggcgctgtactcgacgttgagcggtctatagattgtgtagggagctgtccttgcttgtggatgatcaactgcaagacgtacaaagacctgcgtgcatgggagaacgcctagaaattgattttgagcaagctgggggttccggcagagttctgctagtagataatcgaagcgcgagtggtcagttcaataattcaggcagcgacgtctacggcgcgctgaaatcgtattgtgaattgtgcgacgcgtgtgacgcgatacgtgccactccaacgcaagacaacgtgactggacgcacgcgacgctcaagtgtttgcatattgtaaatccagctttacgCTAATTGTAGACACTGCATCAGCATCACGGTTTGCTATCACGAAATGCTAATTAACTAGTACGTATAGAAATTGtagcagaaaactaaaactttgCGAACCCGTAGCGCGGCTGCATGATTTGCTAGTCATGTAATAGCAACTTTTGACTAGTACTTAGAATTTGCATAGCTATACAATATTAGTGTCATTTATCCGCAGCAGGTTTCTTTGTTTTCGTATAGTCCACGAACCAATGAGCTTTGCAACTAGAGTCAGCGCTCGGTAATCCTATTCCGATTATTCAGACGGCTTTGGCAACCATTCACGTTACGTTTGATGCTCAAGTCGTGCTGTGTCCGGATCCATGAAGTCTGCAGCAGGGCTAGGGCGACCTACTGTTGCTGTTTTCGTCTTCTTTCTGTTAGCTGTCACCTTACCTCATGTTATCAGGAGTACCACATGTGATGTGGAATGGGGCCAAGTTCCTCCGGATCCGCCGTGTCCGGAAAACTGTGTTTGCAGAGATGACACATCGAGGTCACATTTTAGCACGAAGCGACGATGTTTCAACGTTACTTGTACAGGAAAAGGACTACGATCTAGGATGGAAAATTTGCCAGCACTGCTTCCCAAAGGATGTGTTGTTATTAGCTTGTTAGTTCTTGTTTCAAATTACATGCGGCATCGCGTGACACGTAGTACCATGGTACCGCGTGACTATGACATGTGGTACCGCATAATTTGAATCTTTGTGCTGATCATGATGTCTAATTGCAGAACACTGATAGACTATAATCTGAGTAAAATTTCCAAGGACTTCTTTGCAAGGTTTAGGACCCACTTGCTGGAGTTGTGAGTGCACTAATTGCATGATTATGCATTGGAAGCCAGCTGTCTGCTGGTTCTAATAAAACAATCTAACTCTATTTTTCTAGACACTTGATTAGCTGTCACATCACATCGTTTCATGAAAAGACATTTTGCTATTTTAAGAAATTGAAAACTCTGTAAGTGAAATAATATTTACATGAGACATTGCATAGTGATTTAGATAAGTAGCCATATTTCAAACAGGTAAAGATGGtgttgatttaattaagcaaatttATATAAACTTGAAACGTCAGAACGTGAATACTAGTATACATTTGAAAGATCTTGAAACACATTTAGTATTTTGAGACTTGTTGTTTTTATATTCAAGCCCAAGCATTATTAGTGATTGactatataaatacatatgcTAGCCACAGATGTGCATGCGTTTTGTCATTATGGAATTTCTCTTTGAGATAAGGTTTGAATTCTGCAAGATGCATGATTCTGTACCAAAAAATAGCTCCTGTTTGTGTGACCATTGGACACTTTTGAGACGATAGGTGTGTAtataatatacatgtatgtgttgtTAGCAGTAATTTATAAGTTCTTGTTAGTAGTGCATAGACTATAAACATAATATAAATGAACAAAGTGCAGGCATGTttgaaatcaataattattgagacaCTTTGATTTGCAGGTCAATGAGCCACAACTTACTGACTACTATTCCTGATTGGCCATTTTGGAAGACACCAAATTTAAAGAGTCTGTACGTTggataatttttaatttaaatttgtgtATGGAAAGTGATTGTGCATGAAAAAATGTGCAGCGATCTCTCGTACAATCTATTTAAAGGCACTGGCTTTGTGGCATCCAGTTTGTGTATTCAATATAGAGGTTCTGAAAATCCTGTTCTGGAGAAATTGTTGGTTTGCATTGTTTATGCAATTATGTTTCTAGATGTTTACAGGGTTAATTTGTTGGTCTTGTGTTTTTTCCAGAAATCTCCAAGGATGTCAAATCAACTACTTAGTTTCTGGGTCATTTGATGGCTGCAGACTAAAGAATCTGTA from Corticium candelabrum chromosome 14, ooCorCand1.1, whole genome shotgun sequence carries:
- the LOC134189682 gene encoding uncharacterized protein LOC134189682, encoding MSDVKKSTICSWILEYACHRVWQEMKDLLTVSSSKGWLYVIQTSFVDFIDINAKERWKSLIIICKLCDLLNRGRLAFESSGTPDEVYAAVEALTSATSHFTSFCQDFYENVQERVTSLMEQVEIGIVLGEIRSGETSKARDHISQLLRNGQGEGMLSTVHQEICEGHAISASDISKLMEDYNYKRVLSEFVEIMTPIVDCFPQPVLSRWVDSYVAIAHEEPDVDFVPLSRLFTVFTASQDKHRNWDVSARDQWDRDVLILPCKKRLVDEEVVKEKRLTRKKRKHDRETNTDICDSGEDVGTAGVSMLASNSPKQRKKSRENKSRFHNGINERESRIPGRTDEHKRMRELVEMAERLQERVVDPLDENVDSNDDSSNETRNEEPEKTRNEEPEKTRNLELKTTVVQVADSQGLELTCSGHKTKDGSESGHISKPLKFPRSKRRRRESLELQQANRSRNAGNVSKVKWLQYEEENLKRGVRDWGVGNWAAILDQYEFLSQRTSVSLKDKWRNLVKAGYVNLDDSNDD